In a genomic window of Cytobacillus sp. FSL H8-0458:
- a CDS encoding flagellar brake protein: MINIGEALMLELTYSEKPENYKCKLAEREGNNLYIDYPINQETNKTAFLVDGTQLKATFLADDGTVYLFESEVLGRVKQKIPMMILSYPGDEHLVKIQRRQFVRVETPVDVAIHAENNEFTPFVSVTDDISAGGAAIIAKMDNSLKANMQILTYFVLAMQNGANYYLKLKSKIIRVSESRNGISLISVQFIDTTPQDRQLLLRFCFDRQLAMKKKGLEK, encoded by the coding sequence GTGATAAATATTGGAGAAGCATTGATGCTCGAATTGACGTACTCTGAAAAACCTGAGAATTATAAATGCAAGCTTGCCGAAAGAGAAGGAAATAACTTATATATTGATTATCCAATAAATCAGGAAACGAATAAAACTGCATTTCTGGTAGATGGTACTCAGCTGAAGGCTACCTTTTTGGCTGATGATGGAACAGTATACCTTTTCGAAAGCGAGGTTCTTGGAAGAGTTAAGCAAAAAATCCCTATGATGATTTTATCCTATCCCGGGGATGAACATTTAGTGAAAATTCAAAGGCGGCAGTTTGTCCGGGTTGAAACACCTGTAGATGTTGCAATCCATGCGGAAAATAATGAGTTTACTCCTTTTGTGTCCGTTACGGATGATATAAGTGCAGGCGGGGCTGCAATCATCGCTAAGATGGACAATTCCTTAAAAGCCAATATGCAAATACTTACTTATTTCGTATTAGCCATGCAAAACGGTGCAAATTATTATTTGAAGCTTAAAAGTAAAATAATAAGAGTATCTGAATCAAGAAATGGTATATCGCTTATTTCTGTACAATTCATAGATACAACCCCGCAGGACAGGCAATTGCTTCTGCGCTTTTGTTTCGATAGGCAATTGGCCATGAAGAAAAAAGGCCTGGAAAAATGA
- a CDS encoding YpfB family protein has protein sequence MMKTVERIILKLIIVQFVFLLITQFFFHHMDAFPELKQLTQYEGVTDQNFTELLETFRKNN, from the coding sequence ATGATGAAAACGGTGGAGAGGATTATTCTTAAGTTAATAATTGTGCAATTTGTTTTCCTGCTGATCACTCAATTTTTCTTTCATCATATGGATGCTTTTCCGGAATTAAAGCAGCTGACACAGTATGAAGGTGTCACAGATCAGAATTTTACTGAGCTGCTTGAAACTTTCAGGAAAAATAATTAG
- the cmk gene encoding (d)CMP kinase has product MSKRISIAIDGPAAAGKSTVAKIVAEKLSYIYIDTGAMYRALTYKAIQKNASLEDEASLMKILNNTVIELQPGEKGQLIYLDGQDVTNEIRTSEVTNSVSVVSMHKLVREEMVSRQQSFALNGGVVMDGRDIGTHVLPHAEVKVFLRASVDERALRRHNENIQKGYSSDLDKLKEEISHRDKLDSEREIAPLRKAADAKEIDTTSLSIGQVVDKIMDLAIERIGSK; this is encoded by the coding sequence ATGAGTAAACGTATATCAATTGCAATTGACGGGCCAGCTGCTGCAGGGAAAAGTACAGTAGCAAAGATCGTGGCAGAAAAATTATCTTACATATATATTGATACTGGTGCCATGTATCGCGCCTTAACATATAAAGCGATTCAGAAAAATGCAAGCCTTGAAGATGAAGCTTCTCTTATGAAGATTTTAAACAATACAGTTATTGAACTGCAGCCAGGTGAAAAAGGGCAATTAATTTATCTGGACGGCCAGGATGTGACAAACGAAATCAGAACTTCCGAAGTGACAAATTCTGTTTCTGTTGTCTCCATGCACAAGCTGGTCAGGGAAGAAATGGTTTCGCGTCAGCAAAGCTTTGCTTTAAATGGAGGAGTGGTCATGGATGGCAGGGATATTGGAACCCATGTCCTGCCCCATGCAGAAGTGAAAGTTTTCCTTCGGGCATCTGTCGATGAAAGAGCTTTAAGGCGGCATAACGAAAATATCCAAAAGGGATATTCATCTGACCTGGACAAGCTGAAGGAGGAAATCTCCCATAGGGACAAGCTGGACTCTGAACGTGAAATAGCTCCTTTAAGAAAAGCGGCAGATGCTAAGGAGATTGATACTACATCTTTGTCAATTGGGCAGGTAGTCGATAAGATAATGGATCTGGCTATTGAAAGGATTGGTTCTAAGTGA
- a CDS encoding lysophospholipid acyltransferase family protein: MNLYAFAKAAVYGVLKPIYRFEVIGKENIPSEGGVLLCSNHIDNLDPPVVGINAPRPVYFMAKEELFNVPVLGKIVPHLNAFPVKRGMSDREALRKGLAILKEGNVLGLFPEGTRSKTGQLGKGLAGAGFFALRSEAHVVPCAIIGPYKAFSKLKVVYGTPIDMKELRERKASAEETTERIMSEIRKLIEDYS; encoded by the coding sequence GTGAATCTCTACGCTTTTGCCAAAGCGGCAGTCTATGGAGTCCTAAAACCCATTTACAGATTTGAAGTAATCGGAAAGGAAAACATTCCATCTGAAGGCGGAGTTCTTCTATGCTCCAATCATATAGATAATCTGGATCCGCCCGTAGTCGGAATTAATGCTCCAAGGCCAGTATATTTTATGGCCAAAGAAGAGCTTTTTAATGTTCCGGTCCTCGGGAAAATTGTTCCTCATCTAAACGCTTTTCCTGTCAAAAGAGGAATGAGTGACAGGGAAGCATTAAGAAAAGGGCTTGCGATCTTAAAAGAAGGAAATGTTTTAGGGCTGTTTCCTGAGGGTACTAGGAGTAAAACGGGACAGCTGGGAAAAGGTCTTGCCGGAGCAGGATTTTTTGCTCTCAGGTCGGAAGCGCATGTCGTTCCCTGCGCCATTATTGGTCCTTATAAAGCCTTTTCAAAATTAAAAGTTGTTTACGGGACACCAATTGATATGAAAGAGCTCAGAGAAAGAAAGGCTTCGGCGGAGGAAACCACCGAGAGGATTATGTCTGAAATCCGTAAATTAATTGAAGATTACTCATAG
- the rpsA gene encoding 30S ribosomal protein S1 encodes MSEEMNQVEVKNFEVGDKVKGQVTKVEEKQVIVDLADSKLDGIIPISELSSLHIEKAGDAVSEGDELELEVLKVEEDALILSKRKVDAGKSWETLEKKFNEGEVFEAEIKDVVKGGLVVDLGVRGFVPASLVEAHFVEDFTDYKGKTMTFKIVELDKDKNRLILSHRAVIEEEKGKQKHQVLESLQAGQVLDGTVQRITDFGAFVDIGGIDGLVHISQLSYEHVEKPSDVVEEGQKVKVKVLSVDRDNERISLSIKETLPGPWDNISEKAPKGSTLDGTVRRLVSYGAFVEVFPGVEGLVHISQIAHKHIGTPHEVLSEGQEVKVKVLDVNEQDQRLSLSIKDLLEKEQEEVTDYELPEETKGFSLGDMIGDQLKNLKK; translated from the coding sequence ATGTCAGAGGAAATGAATCAAGTAGAAGTTAAAAATTTTGAGGTGGGTGACAAGGTTAAAGGCCAAGTTACCAAGGTTGAAGAAAAGCAAGTCATTGTTGACCTTGCTGACAGCAAACTAGATGGGATTATCCCAATCAGCGAGCTTTCAAGCCTGCACATTGAAAAAGCTGGCGATGCGGTATCAGAAGGAGATGAACTCGAGCTTGAGGTTTTAAAAGTCGAGGAAGATGCCCTTATTCTTTCAAAACGTAAAGTTGATGCCGGTAAATCATGGGAAACTCTCGAAAAGAAATTCAATGAGGGTGAAGTTTTTGAAGCAGAAATAAAAGATGTAGTTAAAGGCGGATTAGTAGTAGACCTGGGTGTTCGCGGATTTGTTCCTGCTTCCCTGGTTGAAGCTCATTTTGTTGAAGATTTTACTGATTATAAAGGCAAAACGATGACATTTAAAATTGTTGAGCTTGATAAAGATAAAAATCGCCTGATTCTTTCCCATCGTGCTGTAATTGAGGAAGAAAAAGGCAAGCAGAAACATCAAGTGCTGGAGTCCCTTCAGGCAGGTCAGGTTCTAGATGGAACAGTTCAAAGAATTACTGACTTTGGAGCATTTGTTGATATCGGCGGAATCGATGGGCTTGTCCATATTTCCCAGCTATCCTATGAGCATGTAGAAAAGCCTTCAGATGTTGTCGAGGAAGGCCAAAAAGTGAAAGTGAAAGTATTAAGCGTTGACCGTGACAATGAACGCATTTCTCTATCCATTAAGGAGACTCTGCCTGGACCATGGGATAATATCAGCGAGAAGGCTCCTAAAGGCAGCACTCTTGATGGAACAGTAAGAAGACTCGTTTCCTATGGAGCATTTGTTGAAGTTTTCCCGGGTGTTGAAGGACTTGTCCATATTTCTCAAATTGCACATAAACATATCGGAACTCCTCATGAAGTTCTAAGCGAAGGACAGGAAGTGAAAGTGAAGGTTCTTGATGTGAACGAACAGGATCAGCGCCTGTCATTGAGCATCAAAGATCTTCTTGAAAAAGAGCAGGAAGAAGTGACTGACTATGAACTTCCTGAAGAAACTAAAGGCTTCTCGCTTGGTGATATGATTGGCGATCAGCTAAAGAATTTAAAAAAGTAA
- the fni gene encoding type 2 isopentenyl-diphosphate Delta-isomerase: protein MSRSKRKWDHIQHALATGQSSNTGLADIVFIHQSLPDAFLDQADLGTSIGELSLSSPIFINAMTGGGGERTVQINRDLALAAKSTGLAMAVGSQMSALKDPSEAESYRVVRRENPRGIIFGNLGSEATIDQAKAAVDMIEADALQIHLNTVQELTMPEGDRDFRGALKRIENIVSHSEVPVVVKEVGFGINKETASMLASAGVTAIDIGGFGGTNFSRIENARRDRLLSFFDEWGIPTAVSIAETASLEAGMAVIASGGIRTSHEIAKAIALGAGAAGMAGFFLKVLMKEGLEALIEEINNIHSELKMIMTALGAESIAALQQSPIIIDGRTHHWLNERGIDTKAYSRRTIPK from the coding sequence GTGTCCAGATCAAAACGTAAATGGGATCATATCCAGCATGCTTTAGCAACAGGCCAAAGCAGCAATACCGGTTTAGCGGATATTGTTTTTATTCATCAAAGCCTTCCTGATGCGTTTCTTGATCAGGCAGATTTAGGCACTTCAATTGGCGAACTTTCATTAAGTTCGCCAATTTTTATAAATGCCATGACAGGTGGCGGGGGAGAAAGAACGGTTCAAATTAACCGGGATCTTGCCTTGGCTGCCAAATCAACAGGCCTTGCAATGGCAGTAGGGTCTCAGATGTCTGCACTTAAGGACCCCAGTGAAGCAGAATCCTACAGGGTTGTCAGAAGAGAAAACCCCCGAGGAATTATTTTTGGCAACTTAGGAAGCGAAGCTACAATCGATCAGGCAAAAGCAGCAGTTGATATGATTGAAGCAGATGCACTGCAAATTCATTTAAATACTGTCCAGGAATTGACCATGCCTGAAGGGGACCGGGATTTTCGCGGTGCATTAAAAAGAATTGAAAATATCGTCTCCCATTCCGAAGTTCCAGTAGTAGTAAAGGAAGTCGGGTTTGGCATAAATAAAGAAACAGCTTCAATGCTTGCATCAGCCGGTGTTACTGCAATTGATATCGGCGGATTTGGCGGAACAAATTTCTCCCGTATTGAAAATGCAAGAAGAGATAGACTGTTATCGTTTTTCGATGAGTGGGGAATCCCTACAGCTGTCTCCATTGCAGAAACTGCATCTTTGGAAGCAGGCATGGCTGTCATTGCTTCCGGTGGCATCCGTACAAGCCATGAAATAGCAAAGGCAATTGCTCTTGGTGCTGGAGCTGCTGGGATGGCTGGATTCTTTTTAAAGGTTCTAATGAAAGAAGGACTTGAGGCACTTATTGAAGAGATTAACAATATTCATTCTGAATTGAAGATGATTATGACTGCCTTGGGGGCAGAAAGCATTGCGGCACTCCAGCAGTCTCCAATTATCATTGATGGAAGGACCCATCATTGGCTGAATGAACGCGGAATTGATACAAAAGCATATTCCAGGCGGACCATCCCAAAATAG
- a CDS encoding YpzI family protein, with translation MGKDRQEKKLKNSGKVESDRDQALHYPGASKMQSPEEARSLNDSKYS, from the coding sequence ATGGGCAAAGACAGACAGGAAAAAAAGCTGAAGAACAGCGGAAAAGTCGAATCCGATCGTGACCAGGCACTTCATTATCCCGGAGCTTCTAAAATGCAGAGCCCCGAAGAAGCCAGATCTCTGAATGATTCAAAATACAGTTAA
- a CDS encoding YphA family membrane protein, with protein sequence MEGLIFYWISWMVWIMATFFMERTNKYRFLLSAWILLFIMLSPWTLNIFNFNIGIAGLFLLVSLYIFAGRLKELSKLYFLFCTFILMMAYVTFHLFELFDPVWVIFPREWMLSVLLVYMAVLLQKNRMLRLPLILLGGIQGEVLYAFILNRFSFPYTIGSLAFLDIMAISVSISVVWIAVHWAVKYIEANFKHFEREKQKLS encoded by the coding sequence ATGGAAGGATTAATTTTCTATTGGATATCCTGGATGGTTTGGATTATGGCGACTTTTTTTATGGAACGAACTAATAAATACAGGTTTTTATTGTCTGCGTGGATCTTACTCTTCATTATGCTGTCACCCTGGACACTTAATATCTTCAATTTTAATATTGGTATCGCTGGCCTTTTTCTGCTTGTATCCCTATATATTTTTGCCGGGAGACTAAAAGAACTGAGCAAACTTTATTTCCTTTTTTGCACATTCATCCTGATGATGGCCTATGTCACATTTCACCTTTTTGAACTGTTTGATCCTGTTTGGGTGATTTTCCCCAGGGAATGGATGCTTTCAGTCCTTCTGGTTTATATGGCTGTACTCCTGCAAAAAAACAGAATGCTCAGACTGCCGTTAATATTGCTTGGGGGCATCCAGGGGGAAGTTCTGTATGCATTTATTCTTAATAGATTTTCCTTTCCGTACACTATTGGATCATTGGCCTTTCTGGATATCATGGCAATCTCTGTTTCCATATCCGTCGTATGGATTGCAGTGCATTGGGCGGTCAAATATATAGAAGCCAACTTTAAACATTTTGAAAGGGAGAAACAAAAATTATCATGA
- a CDS encoding YIEGIA family protein — MSEYTYPILFGLAAGTLTRIYMLRTDYRQYPTYLHGKIIHVALGFIAAGLGTVAIPSIMEEEFTAITFLTLAASQFREVRNMERNTLTELDSYEMVPRGKTYIEGVAIAFESRNYLVIFTSLLSTLGFLVFNIWGGLAAAILAVVISKKLMSGGRLKEIVDVEFVEPRFDGAGLYVDNIYIMNIGLPDRQEEVLRYGMGFILKPKNFNARSTIANLGQRQAILHDVSTALGVYRDSGTPALVPLAKRDLDDGRVGVFVLPQEKDINKALKVIEAVPTLENAIRMPTERQTNGKGS, encoded by the coding sequence ATGAGTGAATATACGTACCCGATACTTTTTGGTCTGGCAGCTGGAACCTTGACCCGTATTTATATGCTGCGGACCGATTACCGTCAATACCCTACATACTTGCATGGGAAAATTATACACGTTGCACTGGGATTCATTGCTGCAGGTCTTGGAACGGTGGCAATCCCTTCAATAATGGAGGAAGAATTTACAGCTATTACCTTCCTGACCCTTGCTGCATCCCAGTTTAGAGAAGTCAGAAACATGGAAAGAAACACGCTCACAGAACTGGACAGCTACGAGATGGTTCCCAGAGGCAAAACGTATATAGAAGGAGTGGCAATCGCCTTCGAAAGCAGGAATTATCTTGTGATTTTCACATCTTTATTAAGTACGCTTGGCTTTCTGGTATTTAATATATGGGGAGGACTTGCAGCAGCCATTCTGGCCGTAGTTATTTCCAAAAAATTAATGTCTGGGGGAAGGCTGAAGGAAATCGTTGATGTTGAGTTTGTGGAGCCGCGTTTTGATGGAGCGGGCTTGTATGTTGACAATATTTATATAATGAATATAGGTTTGCCCGATAGACAAGAGGAAGTGCTGCGATATGGGATGGGATTTATTTTAAAACCTAAAAATTTCAATGCCCGCTCCACTATTGCAAATCTTGGGCAGAGGCAGGCTATATTGCATGATGTTTCTACTGCTTTGGGTGTTTACCGGGATTCCGGAACTCCTGCGCTTGTTCCGCTGGCGAAAAGAGATCTGGATGATGGGCGTGTAGGAGTATTTGTATTGCCCCAGGAAAAGGATATTAA